One Pyrococcus furiosus DSM 3638 genomic window, GAGAGAAGTGGAAAGGTTACCGGAGGTTGATTTTGGATTAATTCTCCTGCCAGAGTTAATGTTTTATGGCGATATGACACTCGATGGTTGGAGAAGGCAGGATTTATTTTCCAAGATACTTATAGAAAAGGGTTATATAGTTGAGACGGCCTTAGAACCAACGGAAATTCCAAAGGTTATAGAGAAAATTTCCCTATGATGAGAGAGCTGTTAAATGAGTGGTGATTAGAGGATGGCTGGCTGAGGGTGAGAGAATGAAGGAAACCTCCTACTACTCTTACGTTGTGGGGGAACTCCCGAAGGGTTGTCAATATTGTGTTAGAGGAGAGAAACTTGTACTCTTTGTTACTGGGGTTTGCCCCAGGAATTGCTTCTATTGCCCCCTAAGCCCATGGAGGAGAAAAGATGTTGCCTATGCAAATGAGAGGCCGATAAGAAAAATTGAAGATATAATAGAGGAGGCAAAGATACAAGAGGCCAGGGGAGCTGGAGTTACTGGGGGAGATCCCTTGGCGAGGTTGAATAGGACTGTTGAATACATAAGAACCCTTAAGGAAGAATTCGGGAAGAAGTTTCATATTCATCTATACACCACAGGAATTCTTGCAGATAAGAGGGCGTTGTCAATGCTATATGATGCTGGACTTGATGAGATAAGGTTTCACCCTGATCTGTTTGAGCCCTCTTCAAAGTTTCTAAATAGGGAGATTGAAAACTTAAAGAATGCCTTTGACTTTGATTGGGATGTTGGTGGAGAAGTTCCAGCAGTTCCTGGGTTTGGAGATAGGATAAAGTGGTTTGCCGAAATTCTTGACAAGTTTGGCGGGAAATTCTTGAACATAAATGAGTTAGAGTACAGTGAGACTAACCTTAGCAATATCCTAAATAGGGGGTTCAAATTAGCTGGGGAGAATAGCTTTGCAATAAAAGGATCTCTCGAGTTGGGATTGGAAATTCTAGAGTGGGGAGAGAAAAATACTTCCCTCTACTATCATCTCTGCACCGCTAAGCTTAAAGATGCTGTTCAGCTAAGGAATAGACTCAGGAGAATGGCAAAGAACGTTGCTAAACCTTACATGGAAATTACTGAAGACGGAACGCTTAGGTTTGGAATTGCTGAATACGAAGATCTTGAAGAGCTTTATAAATTCTTGGTAGAGGAAGCGGAAGTCCCGAAGGAGTGGTTGTACATAAATTGGGAGAAAAAGAGGATTGAAATGCCCGTAGAAGTTGCCGAGGAATTGGCGGAAGCGATAGAGGGGGATGTAAAGTTTTACATAGTTGAGGAATACCCTACCTGGGATAGGATTGAAGTCGAGAGAATCCCTCTCAATTAAACTTTAAATATTTGTTAGACAACTCTAACTTGGTGATAAAAGTTGCCATCAAAGAGGGAGGAAGAATATCTGGAAACCATGTATATCCTTCAAAAGAACAAGGGTGTAATAAGGGTAAAGGACATAGCCAAGATGATGAGGGTAAAACCCCCGACCGTTGTTGAGGCATTAAAAAAGCTTAGGGATAAGGGGTTTGTAAAATATGAGGAGCACGAGCACATTCTTCTCACTGAAAAAGGTCTGGAAGTTGCAAAGAAAACATACTCGAAGCATCAGCTTTTGACGGAGTTTTTCATAAACATTTTAGGCATTCCACCCGAAATAGCTGAGAGAGATGCGTGCCAATTTGAGCACTACGTTAGTGAGGTTACAGTACATAGGATTAGAGAATTCATAAGCTATATTCAGCAAGAATGTCCCTATGCGTTAAAGCAGTTCTTAAAAAAAGTTAGAGAAAAGGATCAAGCTGTGGCTAAGTAGGCGAAGTAGCCTATGAATACCACCGCTAGTGCATACATTAGTGGGTGGACTTCTTTCCACCTTCCTGTGAAGACCTTTAGTAACGTGTAGCTTATGAATCCAACTCCAATACCGTCGGCAATTGAGTATGTGAATGGAATCGTTATGAGGACTAGGAAGGCTGGAATTGCCTCTGTTGGGTCGCTAAAGTCAACTTCCTTGAATGCTGAAATCATGTAGTAACCTACTATAACTAAGGCAGGTGCTGTTGCGAAGGCTGGAATTGCCTTGGCCACTGGAGCTATGAAGAGTCCAATGATTAGGAACAGAAGTCCCGTAATCACTGCTGTAAATCCTGTTCTACCTCCTTCCTCAATACCGGCTGCGCTCTCGATGTATGTTGTTACAGTGGAAGTTCCCAAAATTGCACCAAAAGTTGTACCAATGGCATCTGTGAGGAGAACCTTTTCAGCATCTGGAATCTTACCCTCCTTTGTTAGGAATCCAGCCTTGGCACTAAGACCCGTAACTGTTCCCAGGGTGTCGAAGAAGTCTACCATGAAGAATGCGAATACAGCTCCAAGTGCTCCAGCGTTAAGCAATCCCTTAAGGTCAAGCTGGAGGAATGTATAGCTTAGTGTTGGCATTGAGAATACTCCCTCTGGCCTGGGGGCAACCCCTGTTATCCATCCAATTATGCTCGTTGCCAAGATGGAAATTAGCAGGGCTCCCTTGATTCTCAAGGATAAGAGGATCGCCGTTAGGAAGAGCCCAAACAGGAATAATAGTCCTTCTGGTTTGGCCAAGACGGAAGCATTTAGTGATGTCTTAATGAGCAATCCATTGTCTCCTGTTAAAGCGGTTAGCAATCCAACGTTGTTAAGTCCTATAAACGTCAAGAACAGTCCGATTCCAGCCCCAACAGCGTACTTTTGACTCAGTGGGATTGCATGGATTATCGCGCTTCTGACCTTTGTAATACTTAGAATTATGAAGATAATACCCTCAACGAATACAGCTGCAAGAGCGACCTTCCATCCATACTTTGGGGCCACTGTAAATGCAAAGTATGCGTTAAGCCCCATCCCAGGAGCGAGGGCGAAGGGCTTCTTTGCGTATATACCCATTAGGATTGTTGTTAAACCTGCCGCGAGTGAAGTTGCTGCAACTAGAGAGTCGAAGGCCTCTGGCCCCATTGCGTTGCTGAGAATTATTGGATTTACGAAGATTATGTAGGCCATGGTCATGAAGGTTGTAATTCCTGCCAACACTTCTGTCTTCAAATCAGTACCATATTTTTCGAACTCAAAATACCTTTCAATCCACCCCATCTCCTACCCTCCAATTGCCTTTGTTTTGTCAAAGTGATACAACCTTTTAAGCTTTTTTAGACATGAATGTGTATAAAACTTCTCGGATGTAACTCTTTGGGTTGTTAATCCGTTTGAAATTCGTCATAATAATAAAAAGGGAGGGCTAGCCAGTGGCACCCTTCAGAGCATCTTTGCACCCACACCTCCTCTCCTTTGGTATTAGAGGAATAGCTGCGAGAATTAGCTTTACGATATCTTCGCTCTTCTTTTGCATTAACTCAACAACTTCAGAGTGAGTGAGCTTTTTCCCACTCATTCCCGCTGCATAGTTCGTTACAATAGCAACTGTGGCGTAGCACATTTCCAGCTCTCTCGCCAATATAGCCTCGGGACATTGGGTCATTCCAACAACGTCCCCTCCGAGGATTCTGTAGGCTCTAATCTCAGCTGCAGTCTCAAATCTCGGCCCTTCCGTACATACATAGGTCCCTCTTGGGTGATAAGGCAATCCAAGGTTTCTGGCCGCCGTGATTAATGCCTTCCTTATCTCTGGGCAGTAGGGTTCAGTAAAGTCTACATGGGCAACGAATTTCCTTTCATGTGGGCTTTCCTCTCCATCATAGAATGTTCTTGGTCTTGACACTGTGAAGTCAATAATCTGATCTAGTATTACAAAATCTCCCGGCTTCATCTCTGGATTCATTGAGCCAACGGCTGAAGTAGCTATTATCCTCTCAACTCCAAGCTCATATAAAGCCCAAATGTTTGCCCTGTAGTTTATTTTATGGGGTGGAATTGAATGTCCTTTCCCATGTCTAGCCAAGAAAGCTACTTCCTCATCTCCCACAACTCCAACGGTAATTTTGACTTCTCCATAGGGAGTCTTGACGGTCTCTTCTCTCTTGTTCTCTGCTGGGAAATCATAAACTCCAGAACCCCCAACTATGGCTATCCTGGGCATTATACCACCAGCTATAATAGGAGGTAATCCTTTTTAAGGTGTCTGGAATATGAGAGTTGGGTGGGCCGGTAGTTTAGCCAGGAGAGAACGCCGCCCTCCGGAGGCGGAGGTCCCGGGTTCAAATCCCGGCCGGCCCGCCAGTTGATTTATCCCTTAAAAAGAATAACCTAAGGTCAAAAATGAAGGTTATCGTGAGATCACAATAAAAGTTACTTTTCAAATTTTCTTTGAATTCTTTAGCAACTCCACCTTTTCTTAAACTTGATAATTCCCAGGTTGCCGAAATTTAGGAAATAAGAGGTCTATCTAGAGGAGTTAGTGTTATGTTTGTGATCCACCACTCTAGGTGGGCGGAGGTAGTGCTTGGCGTTCCAAACTCAGTTCCAATCTCCACGTCCTCTAAGTAAAGTTCTGTGTAATTTGGTAAGCTTGAAATGTTGGCTGCAACACTTATAAATGCTCCGTATGGAATTGTCACTGTTCCCTCTTTGATTGGGGTCTTTATTCTAAATGCAACATACTCCCAACCAATGTTTGCCTTCCATACTTCAAATGTAGCATTTACTGGTGTTCCGTTAACTATTATTGGGACTACAATCTCCTTAACTTTGGAGCCAGCCGGTTGTAATCCGTCATAGTAAATCCATATCATTACTTCTTGCTCATCGCTGTTAATTCCTGTTGTTCTCCAAGCTTCTCTCGTTAACCAGGATTCTATTGCGAAGTTAATTGGCAGGCCGTTCTTGGGCTCAAGTTTATAGGAGATTGTTAGATAGAAGTCTGTTAGGTTTGAAACTTTACTGGGTAATGGTATTGGGCCATCAGTTGCGTAGTTTGCATTCCATGGCTTGTTTCCATAGAATATTTCGGGGTATCCATGCACCCAATTACTTCTATCCCTCAAGACAATGTTGTCAAGTTGTTGGACGTAGTGAAGGACGCCGCTGGTTAAATTGTACGTCATCTCAGCAAATCCAGTAGCATTAAGAATGTTCCATAGGTTTATTTCAATGTAGAATTCTGGGTTCCCATCACCATCCTTATCAATAGGAGCTCCTGGCCACTCACCGTCATCAGGGTATCTAATCTTGAGAACCTTGGTAGTGGAAAGTGTTGTTTGGGGTGGTGTAGATGAGGTATTTGAAGTTGACTTGTCCTCAGAGGTATGATACTTTTCTACAAAATATATTGCCTGTACTAAAAGGATTGTTAAGATAGATACGATGACGAACTTTTTCTTGCTCATTGGACATCCTCCAAATTTGTTAGATTTGAATATAAGGTATAAAAAAGAGCTCTTCTCTCTTCGTAATCTGCCCTGACATTCTCATAGAATATTGTCTCTGCAATAATTACAAATAACGACAACAAGGCTATGAGTGGTACCGTGAGGAGAGAGGCTAATAGTCTTGCTACTGTATTCATAGAAAACATGTACACGCTCATCTCTACTATACCAACGGCCATTAGTAATGCAAAAGATGAAAGACCAAGAAGAGCTCCAAATCCAATCATTGAAGCCTTGTATCTTCTTCCGTATTTAATGACCCTTAATGCCTCTCTAAGAGACCTTGTGTCGACAAACCTTGGAAAAACTAGGCCAGAGACTGAAAGCGAGAATAATGTTAAGATTAAGACCCATATAACAAATAATAGCTCTACAATTGGAACAAGTGGCTCTAGGAAATCAACTATATCGAAAACAAGCAGGAGAATTATAAAGGGAATGCTTCCTCCAATTACAAGGGCTAGCAAATATAAGGAGGAAATTATTGTTAGGAGAAGTCCCCATCCAGCGTTCCTTAGGCCATAAATGGCGATTTCCTTTAATGAGAATTTATCCACTTTTCCTCTCTTTGCTTTAATTGCAAAGTCAATGATTCCAAATTCTATACCCGAAAGTATTGTCACCACCAAGATAACAACTGGAATATACAACTTCCAATTTATCTCCGGAGAAATAGCCCCATATCTTTCGATAATAATATCGCTAAATCTTTGAGTTTCAGGGTACTCCTCTACAAAGGGACTTGCAACGCCTGAGATCAATGCTGGAATAATTGTCAACAACAGTAACTTCTTATACTTCACAAGAAAATCAATTGCTTCTCCAAATGATCTTACCGCTACCATTTCTCATCACGGTTTAAGGCAGTTTAATGTTTTATTAAAATTTTTGTCTAAACTCTAAGCTAGTAGCTTTGCATGGGGGATCTTATTAAGTGAGCGTAACACCATGTAATAAAATATGGCTTATTTTTATTTTTTCATTTTTATATTGTTTTTTCGTCCTTGTTTTTTGATTTTGAGGGGTTTTGGGTTGTTTAAGTCTTTTTGTGTTTTTTGTGTGGTTTTTTGTTTTTTTTTTTGTTTACCCTTTTAGTGGTAATTTTTTGTCGTTTGTATGCATTTTGTGTGGGGGCTTTAATCGGTTAATAAAAAGTTTTGCTTGGGGTTTGAATGGTTAGACTCTCCTATTTTGTGTTTGTTTTTGTTTTTAATTAGATTTGAGAATTTAAATTTGGTGAGAGTGTTTTCGATTGTTGGGATTTTGTCTTCTAGGGTTTTGAGGTTTATTCTGACGTGTTAACCTTTTTTCATTCCTTTTCTATTTTTGTGTTGGGTTTATAAATGGAGTGCAGTGTTACGGGTTTTCAGAGAAAGTCTTAAATAGGAGGTTAGAGAGACCCCTATTAGAAAATCCAACGAAAAAGCCAAAAGTTTAAGTAGAACGTAATCGTGTGGAAAGCTGGCTTTTATGAAATGTGGCCATAGAAGTGACGATTCTTGGCATCCTCTATTTGTCTCAAAACGAAATTCTAATTTATCTAGCGAACCCCGCAAGCTTTATAAAAATACGATTATCCACTAACATCGAGGGTGGGCCGGTAGCTCAGCCTGGAAGAGCGCCGCCCTCGCAAGGCGGAGGCCGCGGGTTCAAATCCCGCCCGGTCCACCAAATTCTTCTTAGGGAGGGAATCAAATGGATGAAGGGACTCGCACTGTTCTTAGAAAGTTTGAGCACATAGAGCACTGCCTCAAGAGAAATGTTGAGGCCCACGCAACTAATGGCTTTGAAGATGTTCACTTCGTCCATATGAGCCTTCCAGAGATTGATAAGGATGAGATTGATCTTTCAGTAAAATTCCTAGGAAGGAAGTTTGATTATCCAATAATGATTACTGGGATGACTGGTGGAACAAGAAAAGGAGAAGTAGCGTGGAAAATCAACAGAACACTTGCCCAAGCGGCTGAAGAGCTAAATATTCCTCTTGGGGTGGGAAGTCAAAGGGCCATGATAGAGAAGCCAGAAACTTGGGAAAGTTATTATGTGAGAGATGTGGCCCCGAATGTCTTCTTAGTTGGAAATTTAGGGGCACCTCAGTTTGGGAGGAATGCAAAGAGGAAGTATGGGGTGAAGGAAGTTCTTTATGCAATAGAAAAGATAGATGCGGATGCCATAGCAATCCACATGAATCCACTTCAGGAGAGCGTTCAGCCAGAGGGGGATACGACATTTTCAGGCGTTCTTGAAGCTTTGGCCGAGATAACTTCTTCAATAGATTATCCTGTAATAGCGAAGGAGACAGGAGCTGGAGTTTCGAAGGAGGTTGCAATAAAGCTGGAGAGCATTGGAGTTAGTGCAATAGATATTAGCGGTGTTGGGGGGACAAGCTGGAGTGGAGTGGAATATTATAGGGCCAAAGATGAGTTGGGAAAGAGGTTGGCTCTAAGATTTTGGGATTGGGGGATAAAAACGGCCATAAGCTTAGCTGAAGTTAGGTTTTCAACTAACCTCCCAATAATAGCCAGTGGTGGTATGAGGGATGGAATTACAATGGCAAAAGCTCTAGCCATGGGAGCTTCTCTTGTTGGAATAGCGTTACCTGTTCTGAAACCTGCCGCAAAAGGGGATGTAGAAGGGGTGATCAAAGTCATCAAAGGATACGTTGAAGAAATCAAGAACGCAATGTTTCTCGTTGGAGCTAGAAATGTAGAAGAGCTGAGAAAAGTCCCGATAGTATTTACCGGATTTGTCAGAGAGTGGTTGGAGCAGAGGATAGATCTGCAAGAGTTTGTAAAAAAGAGGGCAAAGTTAAGATTTGAATTTTGGAACGTAGGCTTTTATTCCTATCCTTACACATCCTCCTCCACACACCTCTTTTAATGGACAATTGTTGCAGCTCTCTGCCTCTACTTCCTCAATGTAATCTAAGGCCTTTAAGATTTCTAACATCCCTTTTACCTCCTCTCTCGAAACTCTAAGTTCTTTCATAATATCATCCAATGATTTTCCCTCTTTTATTAACTCCAAAAGTCTCTCTAATTTACCCATAAATGATTCCTCCGATTTGATAAACTGCTATTCCAATGACTGTAGCTAAGAGTAAATTATACAGAGCTGCCATTATCATCCACTTTGTTCCTCCCTCTGCTCTTATAGCTGCTAATGTAGCTATACAGGGCATGTAGAGGGTAGTTACTAAAGCCAGCACAAAGGCTTGAAGGGGAGTCATAATCCCTGCCAGAGTTCCTGCTAAGCTCTCTTCGCTAACTCCATATATTATTGAGTAAGCTACAATGGTATTCTCCTTGGCAATTATTCCGAAGAGCAAGGCAACAGCTGCCTTCCAATCAAGGCCCATTAACTTCATCAATGGTTCAAAGATCTTTCCTAATCTTTCTGCATAACTAATTCCATTCCCAACGGGCTCTGGATAGCTCGATAGATACCAGATAAGGATTGAGCCGAATAGGATTACTGTGGCCGCCTTCTTAAGAAATTCTTTGCTCCTTTCCCAGGAGTGGACTAATACTACTCTCCATGAAGGAATCAAATATTCTGGCAACTCAATTATGAACGGACTTTCTTCTCCTTTTACAATGAACTTGCCCAGGAGCAGAGAGGATAACAAAGCTAAACCTATTGCTATTGCGTAGATAGCTATTGCCACGAGGGGAGCCCTGTCTGGGAAGAATGTTCCTGCTAGGAACGTTATTACGGTCATTCTAGCAACACAGGGAACTAGGGGATTGATTAACAGAGTTATTATTCTTTCCTTTTCGTTCTCTATTGTTCTTGTAGCCATGATTGCAGGGACATTACAACCAAAAGCTAGCACCATTGGTATAACTGCTTTTCCTGGGAGTCTAAAAATTCTCATAAACCTTTCCATCATTGCCGCAATTCTTGCCAAATACCCTACATCTTCCAAGATAGACATTGCCACGAAGAGCAGGAATACTAAGGGGAAGAAGCTTACTACAGTGCCAACTCCTCCGATAATTCCATCTACGATTAACCCCCTTAGGGCTTCATTCCCAATGTATGGAGCAATGCTTTCTCCTAATTGTGAAAATGCCGTATCCAACAACTCCTGGAGGGGAAAGCCGAAGGTAAAGACGAACTTGAATACCAAGTAGAAGGTGATTAGGAGGGATATCATTCCATAAACTGGATGAGTCAATAACCTGTCGAGTTGATTAGCCAGATTTTCCTTAACTTCTGGTTCATGAACTACGAACTTTCTCAGGAGTTGCTCTAAGAATTCGTACTTTTGACTTGCTATCACTATATCCAGAGGTCTCTTGTACTTCTCTTCTAGCTCGCTGATATGCTTCAGTATTTCATCCATTTTTTCCTGTCCCAAGTATTTGAGAACCAACTTAATTACTTCTTCATCCCTCTGCAACAACTTAAGGGCAAGCCATCGAATGGGGTATTTCTCTGCTAAAGGAGTCCCTCTCAATAACTCGGAGATGTGCTTAATTTCCCTCTCAATATCCTCATCGTACCTGGGAATTATCGGATTAGTAGTAACTTTCCCTTCAGCCATTAGGGCAATCATTCTTTTAAGTTCTTCAACTCCCTCTCCTTTTTTTGCATTTGTAGGAATAACAGGGACTCCAAGCTCTTTTCTCATCTTTTTTATGTCAATTTTAGCCCCTTTCTTTTTGAGTAGATCAAATTTGTTCAAGACTAGGATGATATTCTTAACTTCCATTTCAAACAGCTCTAAGGTTAAGAACAAGTTTCGCATAAGACATGTCGAGTCTACTATGTCAACAATGACATCAGCATTTCCATCTAAAATAAAGTTTCGTGCTATCAACTCATCAATGCTATGGGCGGTAAGAGAGTAAATCCCAGGGAGGTCTACAACGAGAAATTCCTTCTCCCTATATTCCATAATTCCCTCTTTCTTTTCTACAGTAACTCCAGGCCAGTTGCCTACATGTTGTCTCAACCCGGTTAGTGCGTTAAAAATTGTTGTCTTTCCAACGTTTGGGTTCCCAACTAAGGCCACAGTTTTTAGCACGATTACTCCCTCCTTACAATAATCTTACTTGCAATTCCCCAGCCAAGAGCTATTTTTGATGAACCTATCCCAATGATTACAGGTCCAGGCTTTCTACTTTTTATCATTCTAACCCTAACACCTGGGGTTATACCCATTGAGAGCAATTTGCCTCTAGCATTAACTCCACTCTGGATGTCAACTACAACTCCTGTCTCGCCCTCCCTCAGCATTGTGAGTGGAATGAAGTCACTCAATTTTAGCACCCCCTCAAAATATTAGGTCGACCTAATTTACAAAGGGGAGGTATAAAAAGATTTTGTCCGAAAATAAAAATTTAGAGGTTTGAAAAAACATTATAGCGGAAGAGAAAAGAACTTTATTGTATTTACCTCTGTAACTGCCTCAACTTCTGTCTTATCCATTCCTTTAATTTTTGCCAATTCCTCTATGGCAACTTCGACAAATATTGGTTTATTCCTAATCCCCTTGTAAGGACTCATGTATGGAGCGTCTGTCTCAACAACCAAATACTCTATCTCAATGTTTTTGGCCACTTCTCGGACTTCTGGGATAAAGACTATGCCTGTGCTTATTCCTAGTATGTGCCCGCCAT contains:
- a CDS encoding radical SAM protein, with the protein product MKETSYYSYVVGELPKGCQYCVRGEKLVLFVTGVCPRNCFYCPLSPWRRKDVAYANERPIRKIEDIIEEAKIQEARGAGVTGGDPLARLNRTVEYIRTLKEEFGKKFHIHLYTTGILADKRALSMLYDAGLDEIRFHPDLFEPSSKFLNREIENLKNAFDFDWDVGGEVPAVPGFGDRIKWFAEILDKFGGKFLNINELEYSETNLSNILNRGFKLAGENSFAIKGSLELGLEILEWGEKNTSLYYHLCTAKLKDAVQLRNRLRRMAKNVAKPYMEITEDGTLRFGIAEYEDLEELYKFLVEEAEVPKEWLYINWEKKRIEMPVEVAEELAEAIEGDVKFYIVEEYPTWDRIEVERIPLN
- a CDS encoding NCS2 family permease, with the protein product MGWIERYFEFEKYGTDLKTEVLAGITTFMTMAYIIFVNPIILSNAMGPEAFDSLVAATSLAAGLTTILMGIYAKKPFALAPGMGLNAYFAFTVAPKYGWKVALAAVFVEGIIFIILSITKVRSAIIHAIPLSQKYAVGAGIGLFLTFIGLNNVGLLTALTGDNGLLIKTSLNASVLAKPEGLLFLFGLFLTAILLSLRIKGALLISILATSIIGWITGVAPRPEGVFSMPTLSYTFLQLDLKGLLNAGALGAVFAFFMVDFFDTLGTVTGLSAKAGFLTKEGKIPDAEKVLLTDAIGTTFGAILGTSTVTTYIESAAGIEEGGRTGFTAVITGLLFLIIGLFIAPVAKAIPAFATAPALVIVGYYMISAFKEVDFSDPTEAIPAFLVLITIPFTYSIADGIGVGFISYTLLKVFTGRWKEVHPLMYALAVVFIGYFAYLATA
- a CDS encoding metal-dependent transcriptional regulator — its product is MYILQKNKGVIRVKDIAKMMRVKPPTVVEALKKLRDKGFVKYEEHEHILLTEKGLEVAKKTYSKHQLLTEFFINILGIPPEIAERDACQFEHYVSEVTVHRIREFISYIQQECPYALKQFLKKVREKDQAVAK
- a CDS encoding GH12 family glycosyl hydrolase domain-containing protein produces the protein MSKKKFVIVSILTILLVQAIYFVEKYHTSEDKSTSNTSSTPPQTTLSTTKVLKIRYPDDGEWPGAPIDKDGDGNPEFYIEINLWNILNATGFAEMTYNLTSGVLHYVQQLDNIVLRDRSNWVHGYPEIFYGNKPWNANYATDGPIPLPSKVSNLTDFYLTISYKLEPKNGLPINFAIESWLTREAWRTTGINSDEQEVMIWIYYDGLQPAGSKVKEIVVPIIVNGTPVNATFEVWKANIGWEYVAFRIKTPIKEGTVTIPYGAFISVAANISSLPNYTELYLEDVEIGTEFGTPSTTSAHLEWWITNITLTPLDRPLIS
- the fni gene encoding type 2 isopentenyl-diphosphate Delta-isomerase; the protein is MDEGTRTVLRKFEHIEHCLKRNVEAHATNGFEDVHFVHMSLPEIDKDEIDLSVKFLGRKFDYPIMITGMTGGTRKGEVAWKINRTLAQAAEELNIPLGVGSQRAMIEKPETWESYYVRDVAPNVFLVGNLGAPQFGRNAKRKYGVKEVLYAIEKIDADAIAIHMNPLQESVQPEGDTTFSGVLEALAEITSSIDYPVIAKETGAGVSKEVAIKLESIGVSAIDISGVGGTSWSGVEYYRAKDELGKRLALRFWDWGIKTAISLAEVRFSTNLPIIASGGMRDGITMAKALAMGASLVGIALPVLKPAAKGDVEGVIKVIKGYVEEIKNAMFLVGARNVEELRKVPIVFTGFVREWLEQRIDLQEFVKKRAKLRFEFWNVGFYSYPYTSSSTHLF
- the mtnP gene encoding S-methyl-5'-thioadenosine phosphorylase, coding for MPRIAIVGGSGVYDFPAENKREETVKTPYGEVKITVGVVGDEEVAFLARHGKGHSIPPHKINYRANIWALYELGVERIIATSAVGSMNPEMKPGDFVILDQIIDFTVSRPRTFYDGEESPHERKFVAHVDFTEPYCPEIRKALITAARNLGLPYHPRGTYVCTEGPRFETAAEIRAYRILGGDVVGMTQCPEAILARELEMCYATVAIVTNYAAGMSGKKLTHSEVVELMQKKSEDIVKLILAAIPLIPKERRCGCKDALKGATG
- a CDS encoding FeoA family protein, with protein sequence MSDFIPLTMLREGETGVVVDIQSGVNARGKLLSMGITPGVRVRMIKSRKPGPVIIGIGSSKIALGWGIASKIIVRRE
- a CDS encoding DNA-binding protein; protein product: MGKLERLLELIKEGKSLDDIMKELRVSREEVKGMLEILKALDYIEEVEAESCNNCPLKEVCGGGCVRIGIKAYVPKFKS
- the feoB gene encoding ferrous iron transport protein B, which codes for MLKTVALVGNPNVGKTTIFNALTGLRQHVGNWPGVTVEKKEGIMEYREKEFLVVDLPGIYSLTAHSIDELIARNFILDGNADVIVDIVDSTCLMRNLFLTLELFEMEVKNIILVLNKFDLLKKKGAKIDIKKMRKELGVPVIPTNAKKGEGVEELKRMIALMAEGKVTTNPIIPRYDEDIEREIKHISELLRGTPLAEKYPIRWLALKLLQRDEEVIKLVLKYLGQEKMDEILKHISELEEKYKRPLDIVIASQKYEFLEQLLRKFVVHEPEVKENLANQLDRLLTHPVYGMISLLITFYLVFKFVFTFGFPLQELLDTAFSQLGESIAPYIGNEALRGLIVDGIIGGVGTVVSFFPLVFLLFVAMSILEDVGYLARIAAMMERFMRIFRLPGKAVIPMVLAFGCNVPAIMATRTIENEKERIITLLINPLVPCVARMTVITFLAGTFFPDRAPLVAIAIYAIAIGLALLSSLLLGKFIVKGEESPFIIELPEYLIPSWRVVLVHSWERSKEFLKKAATVILFGSILIWYLSSYPEPVGNGISYAERLGKIFEPLMKLMGLDWKAAVALLFGIIAKENTIVAYSIIYGVSEESLAGTLAGIMTPLQAFVLALVTTLYMPCIATLAAIRAEGGTKWMIMAALYNLLLATVIGIAVYQIGGIIYG